The following are from one region of the Mycolicibacterium helvum genome:
- the folP gene encoding dihydropteroate synthase, producing the protein MTGVRRRATPLRVMGILNATPDSFWAKSRFETLEQAVGAGQQMFDAGAWAVDVGGESTRPDADPVSVAEELDRVVPVVAELARFGIVSVDTRHAEVAEAAVRAGARIVNDVSGKLYEVAGRLEVGYVSMHAHTVPVVAGVYPRYDDVCTDIAAFVTDTGQAAIDSGASHVWVDPGIGFGKSPADNLALLHRLPELCSGPFPVLLGVSRKSFLGAVTGRDVDDRLAASLAVIAPAWAAGVDAIRVHDVPETVDTIAMLSAIWR; encoded by the coding sequence GTGACAGGTGTACGGCGCCGCGCCACACCGCTGCGGGTGATGGGGATCTTGAACGCAACCCCCGACTCCTTCTGGGCCAAAAGCAGATTCGAGACGCTGGAGCAGGCGGTCGGCGCGGGACAGCAGATGTTCGACGCCGGCGCCTGGGCGGTCGATGTCGGCGGCGAATCCACCAGACCTGACGCCGATCCGGTGTCAGTGGCCGAAGAACTCGACCGCGTCGTACCGGTGGTGGCCGAGCTGGCTCGATTCGGCATCGTATCGGTGGACACCCGGCACGCCGAGGTCGCCGAGGCCGCCGTCAGGGCGGGAGCTCGCATTGTCAACGATGTGTCGGGCAAGCTGTACGAGGTGGCCGGCCGCCTCGAGGTCGGGTACGTCAGCATGCACGCACACACCGTGCCGGTGGTCGCCGGCGTCTACCCACGCTACGACGACGTCTGCACCGACATCGCAGCGTTCGTCACCGACACCGGCCAGGCCGCGATCGACAGCGGCGCCTCCCACGTGTGGGTCGATCCGGGCATTGGCTTCGGGAAATCCCCCGCCGACAACCTGGCGCTTCTGCACCGCCTACCGGAGCTGTGCAGCGGGCCCTTTCCGGTACTACTCGGTGTGAGCCGGAAGTCGTTTCTGGGAGCGGTGACTGGGCGTGACGTGGACGACCGTCTCGCGGCATCTCTCGCCGTCATCGCGCCGGCGTGGGCGGCAGGGGTGGACGCCATCCGCGTCCATGATGTCCCCGAGACGGTCGACACCATCGCAATGCTGAGCGCAATCTGGCGTTGA
- a CDS encoding mycobacterial-type methylenetetrahydrofolate reductase: MPLNTIALELVPPNTELGADHARAEAHKVLQLSDQTGLAGQIGHVMIPGMIPEDDDRPVEMKPKLDVADFWSIIRPELPDVHGLCTQVTPFHHERALRDRLTGLGDAGFDGVIFVGVPRTMSDGEGGGIPPTDALSKFDDLFENRGVILIPTRDGEQGRFDFKCDQGATFGMTQLLYSDAIVGFLGEFAQFSDHRPEILLSFGFVPKMESRVRLIDWLIQDRGNEAVAAEQEFVRTLATSEPEAKRRLLLDLYKRVIDGVAELGYPLSLHFEAPYGVSAPAFDTFAEMLAYWAPDS; the protein is encoded by the coding sequence GTGCCCCTGAACACCATCGCACTGGAGTTGGTCCCACCCAACACCGAACTTGGCGCCGACCACGCCCGCGCCGAGGCACACAAGGTTCTGCAATTATCGGACCAGACCGGCCTCGCCGGGCAGATAGGCCACGTCATGATCCCCGGGATGATCCCGGAAGACGACGACCGCCCGGTCGAGATGAAACCCAAACTCGACGTGGCAGACTTCTGGTCGATCATTCGCCCAGAGCTCCCCGATGTGCACGGATTATGCACGCAGGTAACCCCTTTCCATCATGAACGAGCGCTGCGGGACCGCCTCACCGGTCTCGGTGACGCCGGGTTCGACGGCGTCATCTTCGTGGGTGTGCCCCGCACGATGAGCGACGGGGAGGGCGGCGGTATCCCACCCACCGACGCGCTCTCGAAATTCGACGATCTCTTCGAGAACCGGGGTGTCATCCTGATCCCCACCCGCGACGGTGAGCAGGGCCGCTTCGACTTCAAGTGCGACCAGGGCGCGACGTTCGGGATGACGCAGCTGCTCTACTCCGATGCGATCGTCGGATTCCTGGGCGAGTTCGCACAGTTCAGCGACCACCGCCCGGAGATCCTGTTGTCCTTCGGTTTCGTCCCCAAGATGGAGAGCCGGGTCCGTCTGATCGACTGGCTGATCCAGGATCGGGGTAACGAGGCGGTCGCCGCCGAACAAGAATTCGTCCGCACCCTCGCCACCAGCGAACCCGAGGCCAAGCGCCGCCTTTTGCTCGACCTGTACAAGCGAGTCATCGATGGCGTCGCCGAGCTCGGCTATCCGTTGAGCCTGCACTTCGAGGCGCCCTACGGTGTCTCCGCGCCGGCGTTCGACACCTTCGCCGAGATGCTGGCGTATTGGGCACCAGACTCGTGA
- the metE gene encoding 5-methyltetrahydropteroyltriglutamate--homocysteine S-methyltransferase: protein MSRTVSPFTATTLGSPRIGPNRELKRAIESYWAGRTDKAQLESVAAELRKQTWAELAAAGLDSVPVNTFSYYDHMLDTAVLVGALPARYSAVSDEVDRYFAAARGTAELAPLEMTKWFDTNYHYIVPEIGPGTQFALNPTKVIAELEEAQALGISARPVIVGPLTFLALSKAVDGGAVPISRLDELVAVYAVLLSTLANHGAEWVQFDEPVLATDILDNAADLARHTYSVLGDLSYRPAIFVATYFGELTDALTSLAGTPVEAIGVDLVAGSAATVAAVPALTNKTVVAGIVDGRNVWRTDLESALGTLEKLRESAAHVAVSTSCSTLHVPYTLAAESDIDAALRSWLAFGSEKVIEVATLARALREGREAVAAAIDEATAAIASRKSDPRLRNGDVRARLASILAGGRTRGPAAARRESQNARLNLPALPTTTIGSYPQTVEIRKARAALVAGELDQNEYTNRMKAEVESVIRLQERLGIDVLVHGEPERNDMVQYFAEQLDGFFATVNGWVQSYGTRCVRPPILYGDVARPKPMTVDWATYAQSLTDKPVKGMLTGPVTILAWSFVRDDQPLSETAAQVALAIRDETVDLEAAGIAIIQVDEPALRELLPLRREDKDAYLDWAVSSFRLSTSGVADSTQIHTHLCYSEFGEIIGAIADLDADVTSVEAARSHMEIVEDLTAAGFANSIGPGVYDIHSPRVPDTGEIADGLRAALSAVGPERLWVNPDCGLKTRKTDEVEAALHNMVEAAKQVRAGA from the coding sequence GTGTCTCGTACCGTTTCACCATTCACCGCAACAACTTTGGGATCGCCGCGGATCGGGCCCAACCGCGAACTCAAGCGGGCCATCGAGAGCTACTGGGCCGGCCGCACGGACAAGGCCCAGCTGGAATCAGTGGCCGCTGAGCTGCGCAAGCAGACCTGGGCCGAGCTCGCCGCCGCCGGCCTGGATTCCGTTCCGGTCAACACGTTCTCCTACTACGACCACATGCTGGACACCGCGGTCCTGGTGGGCGCACTGCCCGCCCGGTACAGTGCGGTCAGCGATGAGGTGGACCGCTACTTCGCGGCTGCCCGTGGTACGGCAGAGCTTGCCCCCCTGGAGATGACCAAGTGGTTCGACACCAACTACCACTACATCGTTCCAGAGATCGGTCCCGGTACGCAGTTTGCGCTCAATCCCACAAAGGTAATTGCCGAGTTGGAAGAAGCTCAGGCGCTGGGGATTTCAGCACGCCCGGTCATCGTGGGGCCGCTCACCTTCCTGGCGCTGTCGAAGGCAGTCGACGGAGGTGCAGTGCCGATCAGCCGGCTCGACGAACTCGTCGCTGTGTACGCAGTTCTCCTCAGCACGTTGGCAAACCACGGTGCAGAGTGGGTCCAGTTCGACGAGCCGGTGCTAGCCACCGACATCCTTGACAACGCAGCCGATCTCGCGCGACACACCTACAGCGTCCTCGGCGATCTGTCGTACCGTCCGGCCATTTTCGTGGCAACATACTTCGGCGAACTCACCGATGCCTTGACCTCCCTTGCCGGCACCCCCGTTGAGGCGATCGGCGTCGATCTGGTGGCCGGCTCAGCCGCCACCGTCGCCGCTGTGCCGGCACTGACGAACAAGACCGTTGTCGCGGGCATCGTTGACGGGCGCAACGTCTGGCGCACCGACCTCGAGTCCGCACTTGGCACGCTCGAAAAACTGCGCGAATCGGCGGCCCATGTTGCGGTTTCCACATCGTGCTCAACCCTGCATGTCCCATACACCCTCGCCGCGGAGTCCGATATCGACGCGGCCCTGCGCAGCTGGCTGGCCTTCGGATCCGAGAAAGTCATCGAGGTCGCGACGCTGGCCCGTGCGCTGCGGGAAGGCCGCGAGGCAGTCGCCGCCGCCATCGACGAGGCCACCGCCGCGATTGCATCCCGCAAATCGGATCCCCGGCTGCGCAACGGCGATGTCCGGGCACGGCTGGCATCGATCCTGGCCGGCGGCCGGACCCGCGGCCCTGCCGCTGCTCGCCGGGAGAGCCAGAACGCACGGCTCAACCTGCCCGCGCTGCCGACAACTACCATCGGTTCGTACCCGCAGACCGTCGAGATCCGCAAGGCCCGGGCAGCGCTAGTGGCCGGTGAGCTCGATCAGAACGAGTACACCAACCGGATGAAAGCCGAAGTGGAGTCGGTCATTCGGCTGCAGGAGCGGCTCGGTATCGACGTGCTGGTGCACGGCGAGCCGGAACGCAACGACATGGTGCAGTACTTCGCCGAGCAACTCGACGGCTTCTTCGCCACGGTCAACGGCTGGGTCCAGTCGTACGGCACTCGCTGCGTGCGCCCGCCGATCCTCTACGGGGATGTCGCCCGCCCCAAGCCGATGACGGTGGACTGGGCCACCTACGCGCAGTCACTGACCGACAAGCCGGTCAAGGGCATGCTGACCGGACCGGTGACCATCCTGGCGTGGTCCTTTGTGCGCGACGATCAACCACTATCCGAGACGGCTGCCCAAGTGGCGCTGGCCATCCGGGACGAGACGGTGGATCTGGAGGCCGCCGGAATCGCGATCATCCAGGTCGACGAGCCGGCATTGCGTGAGTTACTTCCGTTGCGGCGCGAGGACAAAGACGCCTACCTGGACTGGGCGGTGTCATCGTTCCGGTTGTCGACATCAGGTGTCGCGGACTCCACCCAGATCCACACGCATCTGTGCTACTCCGAGTTCGGCGAGATCATCGGGGCGATCGCTGACCTGGATGCCGACGTGACATCGGTGGAAGCCGCACGGTCGCACATGGAGATCGTCGAAGATCTGACGGCCGCAGGTTTCGCCAACAGCATCGGGCCCGGCGTCTACGACATCCACTCGCCGCGGGTACCCGATACCGGGGAGATCGCCGACGGACTGCGAGCGGCATTGTCGGCGGTGGGTCCAGAGCGGCTGTGGGTTAACCCGGACTGCGGTCTGAAGACCCGCAAGACCGACGAGGTCGAAGCCGCACTACACAACATGGTCGAAGCGGCCAAGCAGGTCCGCGCCGGCGCCTGA